In Actinomadura citrea, a single window of DNA contains:
- a CDS encoding flavin-containing monooxygenase has protein sequence MRFGTAMTHSVVIIGSGFGGIGMAIRLRQAGVRDVVILEKAGDLGGTWRDNTYPGAACDVPSHLYSFSFERKIDWSRRFPPQAEILEYLRHCAREHGVLEGIRFGTEVTEARFDEDAALWRISTTTGDLAARVLVSACGQLNRPELPPIEGRESFTGQAFHSSRWDHGTDLRGKRVAVIGTGASAVQIVPEIAEAAAELLLFQRSAPYVIDKPDRPYRDWERAALRAVPGLYALSRARIYALFEARALGFIRYPRLMGIMERGFRRHLAEQVADPALRAELVPGYRMGCKRILLSGDYYPALNRPNVRLVTDPIERVTPAGIRTAGGEHEADVIVYATGFRSTEFLSPMKIVGRDGRELNEAWRDGAQAHLGITVSGFPNLFLLYGPYTNLGHNSIIYMLESQFRYVLGCVEALRGAGLDWIDVRPDVQDAFTREMQERMRSTVWEAGCRSWYMTAGGKVVNNWPGYTFAYRRATRRPDPRHFRARRAAAR, from the coding sequence CGGCTGCGGCAGGCCGGCGTGCGCGACGTGGTGATCCTGGAGAAGGCCGGCGACCTCGGCGGGACCTGGCGCGACAACACCTACCCGGGCGCGGCCTGCGACGTCCCGTCCCACCTGTACTCGTTCTCGTTCGAGCGCAAGATCGACTGGTCGCGCCGCTTCCCGCCGCAGGCGGAGATCCTGGAGTACCTGCGGCACTGCGCCCGCGAGCACGGCGTGCTGGAGGGGATCCGGTTCGGCACCGAGGTGACCGAGGCGCGGTTCGACGAGGACGCGGCGCTCTGGCGGATCTCCACCACGACGGGGGACCTCGCGGCGCGGGTCCTGGTCTCGGCGTGCGGGCAGCTCAACCGGCCCGAGCTGCCGCCGATCGAGGGGCGCGAGTCGTTCACGGGGCAGGCCTTCCACTCCTCCCGCTGGGACCACGGCACCGACCTGCGGGGCAAACGCGTCGCGGTGATCGGGACGGGCGCGAGCGCGGTCCAGATCGTCCCGGAGATCGCCGAAGCGGCGGCCGAGCTGCTGCTGTTCCAGCGGTCCGCGCCGTACGTGATCGACAAGCCGGACCGGCCGTACCGGGACTGGGAGCGGGCCGCGCTGCGGGCCGTGCCGGGGCTGTACGCGCTGAGCCGCGCCCGGATCTACGCGCTGTTCGAGGCCCGCGCTCTCGGCTTCATCCGGTACCCGCGGCTGATGGGGATCATGGAGCGCGGCTTCCGCCGGCACCTGGCCGAGCAGGTCGCCGACCCCGCGCTGCGCGCCGAGCTCGTCCCCGGATACCGGATGGGGTGCAAGCGGATCCTGCTGTCCGGCGACTACTATCCGGCGCTGAACAGGCCGAACGTGCGGCTCGTCACCGACCCGATCGAGCGCGTCACCCCGGCGGGCATCCGGACGGCGGGCGGCGAGCACGAAGCCGACGTCATCGTGTACGCGACCGGGTTCCGCTCCACCGAGTTCCTGTCCCCCATGAAGATCGTCGGACGGGACGGGCGGGAGCTGAACGAGGCGTGGCGGGACGGCGCGCAGGCGCACCTCGGCATCACCGTCAGCGGCTTCCCCAACCTGTTCCTGCTGTACGGGCCCTACACCAACCTCGGGCACAACTCGATCATCTACATGCTGGAGTCGCAGTTCCGGTACGTCCTCGGGTGCGTGGAGGCGCTGCGCGGCGCGGGCCTGGACTGGATCGACGTGCGGCCGGACGTGCAGGACGCGTTCACCCGGGAGATGCAGGAGCGGATGCGCTCGACCGTCTGGGAGGCGGGCTGCCGGAGCTGGTACATGACGGCGGGCGGGAAGGTCGTCAACAACTGGCCGGGCTACACCTTCGCCTACCGCCGCGCGACCCGCCGCCCCGACCCGCGGCATTTCCGCGCGCGGCGTGCCGCCGCCCGGTAG
- a CDS encoding SDR family NAD(P)-dependent oxidoreductase yields MPTAYITGATAGIGAAFARRLASDGFDLVLLARDAERLERTAGDLRATYGVRAETLPADLSTDEGLAAAEERARKDVDLLVNNAGFGNRGVFLDVPVSDELTMLRVHCEAVLRLTHAVLPGMLARGRGGVVNVSSVAAFATRGTYGASKAWVVNFSQGVAADIRKRSRGRVRVMALCPGYVHTEFHDRAQMDMSGVPDFMWLDKDDVVAAALRDLRRGVQVSVPGAQYKAVVGVTRLLPRGLVSRLSSTTGRQYD; encoded by the coding sequence ATGCCGACCGCCTACATCACCGGTGCGACCGCGGGGATCGGTGCCGCCTTCGCCCGCCGCCTCGCCTCCGACGGGTTCGACCTGGTCCTGCTGGCCCGCGACGCCGAGCGGCTGGAGCGGACCGCCGGCGACCTGCGCGCGACCTACGGCGTGCGCGCCGAGACCCTGCCCGCCGACCTGTCCACCGACGAGGGGCTGGCCGCGGCCGAGGAGCGCGCCCGCAAGGACGTCGACCTGCTGGTCAACAACGCCGGGTTCGGCAACAGGGGCGTGTTCCTGGACGTCCCGGTGTCGGACGAGCTGACCATGCTGCGCGTGCACTGCGAGGCCGTCCTGCGGCTCACGCACGCCGTCCTCCCGGGGATGCTGGCGCGCGGCCGCGGCGGCGTCGTCAACGTCTCGTCGGTCGCGGCGTTCGCGACGCGCGGCACCTACGGGGCGTCCAAGGCGTGGGTCGTGAACTTCAGCCAGGGCGTCGCCGCCGACATCCGGAAGCGGTCGCGGGGCCGCGTCCGGGTGATGGCGCTCTGCCCCGGGTACGTGCACACCGAGTTCCACGACCGCGCCCAGATGGACATGTCCGGCGTCCCGGACTTCATGTGGCTGGACAAGGACGACGTCGTGGCCGCCGCCCTGCGCGACCTGCGCCGCGGCGTGCAGGTCAGCGTCCCCGGGGCGCAGTACAAGGCCGTCGTCGGGGTCACGCGGCTGCTGCCGCGCGGGCTCGTCTCCCGCCTGTCGTCCACCACCGGCCGTCAATACGATTGA